GTTGCATATAACCAAACTAAATTCTGTCCAACTGGCTGTCTCAAAATAGATGTTACAGTATATTTTGTTACATGTATACTTCTGAAATGTGTCATACAATATACACAAAGTGATTTGTCAGTATTTACCAGTATAACACAAGACAAAATGCTCGATAAATTCTGAGAGCAATGAATGAGGTCAGCATTTCCTTGTAGGAGGGCACAGCGAAAAACTATACATCAGTGGATCTCAACCTTTCTGCATTGCGACCCAATTTTTTCGGTCATGTGCATAAATGTGCAGTATTTGTATAAAATGAACATACAAATATTTCACTTAAAGTAGCAACTtcctacagacacacacactaaacCAAAAACCATGTTTTGAATAAAATCCTAAAGAAAGTGCTTTACTGGCTATCAGGTCACAAAACATCACAAAAGAAGCTAAATACTTTAACACCTGAAAATAGCCCAACTTTGGTACAAACGCATAGTGTACATGTCTATGTATTACATCATCTGTATACATTGGCTTTAAATTGTTagtttttctattttttaatgTTAATCATACGAGTCATAGATTATGCCAACTGAGTTTCATGGCAAGTATGAACACGGACTCTAACGTCTAGATGCTCCAACGATCTGCAGGATGAACAGGAAGATCTGCACAATGTCTAAGTAGAGGGAGAGAGCTCCATACACATATTCCTCTGGGCTGATGGAATGCTTGCGGTTGCCCAAGAGTAGCTGGGTATGGTATGCTAAGAACTGAAAAACATCGAAGAGTGTCAGTGTTTCAGTTCAAGTGAGGGCACCACTATTCTACCATGCAAGGGGATACAAAGGAAGGACTCACCAAGGTGAAAGCGATGGCTCCTATTGCTGCGTACAGCATATGAAGCCAGGGAATCTAGCAGATGAAGgatgagacagacagacacacacacacacacacacacacattacatacaGTACTGCTGCTTTATACACAATCTTGCCAAAAACTTCCCCATCTCAATTCATGCTTAGATAAAATTTTCTCAAGGTATAAAACTGATACTTTGCCAGAATGAGTAGGCGGCTAAATTGTTTCTCAATTCAAATGGGCATTATTGCTGCCTGACCGTGAATTTGTATTTTACAAGCAGTGAGGTATTTGCAGAACTTACGTATTTGAATGACAGCACAATGGCTGTGATGATGCCGGTGACGAAGACAACCATACCCAGGACGCAGAAGAAACCACCGCACGATGTGAAGTCCACCTAAGCAAAAGACAGGAACCATCTCATCACATTTATGAACTGTTCACTTATCAGTAGCACAATGTAGCAAGGAACCTTTTGCGAAATATTGTGGGGGGCATTTCAGATCCAATTCAATTCTTAAGTACAAATTCACATTTGAGACCTCTGTAGTTCAGTTCTTTCTAGTGGGAATAACATTTTTCCCATTCATCTGTACTGCAGTTCATTTGAGAGGGCAACAATTCCATTTTAAATACCTCGGATGCAAGTTCTAGATATttcaaattacatttttactcaTCTCTTTTTAGATGTCTACAATTCAATTATGAATAGTCACAATGTCTATTTTAGAGATTCAAAATGGACAACAGTTCAAGATATCTGTAATGTAGTTACAGATATCACTATCAGCAGATATCCACAATTTATTTGTAGATATCCTCAACTGTATTCTTACTAGTGATAATTTGAATTGTAGATATCCGCAACTGAATTCATACTAGCACAACAGGGCATTTGAGATATCTAAAACTGCGTTCTTACTAGTGCTACTGTAGTTTTACATATctataattacattaaattgAAATACAATTATAGGCAAGAaaaatgtgtgtttacatgttAAAATGGCTTGCCATAAATGCCTCATTCCAGCCCTACTTGCCTAAAATCTTGATATTGATTGATGTTTAAAAAGTTTTGCTTGATAATAGTGGCATAAATCTGATTCCATAGGCATCATTGCCAATGTAGTAGACTATTGGTAGATAAATCATATTTGGCTATAGTCTATTTTGGGTACATTTACTTTATAATAATTACTACAATACAAAAATTCAcaacatatattttttcattataatGAAGCCCCAGAAGACACATCCATAATGCTTGACACTGCATACTGAAAGAAGCTGACATTTTTAGCATTATAAACCAAAATTAATTTGCTTTTTATGCCTCAAAGTCAAATTAACACACAACTTCACAAGTGCTGCTCATGCTGTTGTTCGATCGTCTTGACTGTGTGTTGCTTTTACCTTGGTCTGGAAGCAGAAGATTGTGACGATAATGCAAACAACTGCCGTTATTCCAAGGGCCAGAAACACAGATTTTGTGTCATAGTAGCTGAAAAAAGGTGAAATGCTTTGATGAAACCAAAGATAAAACAGTTGATACAGCTGTACTGTCACGTAATGATTTAGGCAAAAAgcaatgaaatatttaaaagtgGTGCATCTCACAAACCTTGCAATAGTTCCTGTCATGTATGACATGGAAAGagtctggggaaaaaaagaagggTTCATCATTTTCCATTCATCTATTTTTCATACTGTTTATTCAGTTATCAGACTGTGAGCTTGGAGCCTAGGCAAAcatggggcacaaggcagaggtcACCCGGGACAGGATGCCATTCCATCACATGGCATACACTCCAAAACAAAAGTCACAGACTGAGTAATACAGACTATAATtcgtatgtttttggactgtaatAGGAAATCATTACAAACAGAGGCCGACCACATAAACTCCACAGTCACAGGGCTGGGGAAGAAATCCACCCACAGAGCCAGCACACCTCCCCACACACAACAAACTGACTCTGGGATGCAACTGCTCCCCCTAATGGTCAGATGAAAAACCTAGCCGAACAAGCCAAGTTCAATAAAATTGAATTGTGTACAGTTATACTTATAAAATGTGGCTTGTGTTAGCCAAGTCAAAgtgtaattatttattataaatgtatttactgTTATTTACTATCATTTGAACCGGTAGCTTTCTAATCATGGGCCCAAACCCACAGAGCTACACATTGCTTATCCAGCATAAGGTCACAGGGCTGGGTGGGAAAtgtgtttgtggactgtgacaGGGACGTCTGACGTGGACTGACTGGGGGGCCCTGAGGACCAGTTTGGGAAACGCTGACATGGGTCAATAGGGCACCATTTGATTAGGGGCCATAAAACGGacgagcaaaaaaaaaaacaaatctaaaCAAATACATGATATtagtaggggtggcacggttcacaaaacccacggttcggtttgtatcatggttttagggtcacggttttcggttctgtacggttcttgttattttttcttttaatctttaacactccagaaatgtacttcagcatatgatatatagcttaattatccacaatttaggatacagtattaaaaaaagttatatcatgtaatcatgcataaactgaatttgacttgacttaaagcacattattaaaattattaaacattattaatcagatgttgtgctatcggttggctgaaatttaaacgtttttttcagagacagggtggtaacgccgaaaacacgagctaaacgcagcaaacgaaaggctaccggaaattacttagctggctgaacttttaccggaacgacgtcacaccgctctgtgcatatagcctattctttcacgcgaaagggaaacacactgacgtcacatacggggcacgagtctacattgcgcatgtcatgaaccgtcaaACCGTGcaacgcatgcatgctccgaaccgagacaagcgaaccgaacggttcggttttttgaatgaaccgtgccatccctagaTATTAGGTATTTacactagttttaatatttcactactTTTCATCAGCTAGCTAGTTGATAACCTAGATACCCTGTGCGACTCAGATGATTTTAATATAAACAAATGGAGAAAATTTGctttgggctggggggggggggggggcgtggctcaGCAGAATCTCACCCAGAACCTGCCCTGAACACCCAGATACATTTAACACCTTCCTCAGCCATActtacaaaaatgacaagcagCAGTATGTTCCAGGGAAACCTCCGCCTAGGGAACGAGGTGTAACAGAGAATTTTAATGAGGTCTGATACTTTGTGGGGAAATCTGAAGACTGGCTAATTGAAAGGCAAACCCAATAGCTTACCTCGGTCCTTTACAGCAGACGAGGACAAGGTAAGTGACAAAGTACACGGCACTGGTGAAGACAAGAGTGGATGCCAGTGATGAGATAGAAAAGCCTCAAATACCTAAAGGGACGTTCCTATGACTCATTTATGAACATGGCATAGCAGGCATTTCTGTTTGTAAAGAAAGAATTCTATGAATGTTCATCTTACCATGACACTGTTTTTAAAAGGTACAGTGTCATCAAACCTCCCTGTAATCATGATCTCAGTCAGCAATGAATGGGGACTATTAATAACACAAAccgtaaaaataaaaaagacagcGAATATTCATtctaaaaaatagaaaaaaaaatccttactATGAAGCCCAGTAAAATCCTGGATTCTTTATAACAAAACTTTTGACGGGATCCCTGTGAATTGGAACAGGGCACAAATTTGtgttaaaatgtatttcagGACATaaacaatacatgtttattgTTAAATTGTGACAAATTCAGAAAATTGCTATGACCCATCAGTTACCATCCACCTCCCCCTGACTGCTATAAAACTTGTATTATCAATATGCaaaacattttcacattttggGACAAGACATATTTTATTTGCTATGATACGAAATATTCTTGCAGTTTGACAGGACTCACACAAAAGTGAAAATGGCCACGATGGCTACTGTGATCAGGAGCTGGGATGCCAGAATAAGATAGACCTGTTGACAGCAGAGAAGCATAGAAACCCATGAATAGCAAAACTGCACAACATTAGTTTTACTTAAGAACGGTGTGTTCACATAAACCCAGAGGCAAAGGAGCATACACCACATCCCAATTAATTTTTtatcataattaaaaaaaataatgttctCCTGCAGTaacatatttacagtatataaaagaactctatatatctatatctatatctagatatagatatatagaatTCTTTTCATTGCTGACAAAGACACAACAGGTTGTATCTGTAAAGACAGGGGCAGGTGTGTCTTGGCAAACCCGAAGGTATCTGGTGTCAGGTGCAGGATTCCAATGGAAAGTTGCAGCCAAATGCATCAACAAGGGTCTGGACACATA
This window of the Paramormyrops kingsleyae isolate MSU_618 chromosome 1, PKINGS_0.4, whole genome shotgun sequence genome carries:
- the LOC111860650 gene encoding protein lifeguard 3 isoform X2, whose amino-acid sequence is MSRSDFPPSYDESKNPLNSPQGRNDYPPPGYGLPPYGGPTAPGGYPPGPQLGPQPGYPAMYPPGGQPAPGYPGQGFPAMPVMPPVLPPVLPINQPDSGGNEGFTSSGDWDDMSIRHVFIRKVYLILASQLLITVAIVAIFTFVDPVKSFVIKNPGFYWASYAVYFVTYLVLVCCKGPRRRFPWNILLLVIFTLSMSYMTGTIASYYDTKSVFLALGITAVVCIIVTIFCFQTKVDFTSCGGFFCVLGMVVFVTGIITAIVLSFKYIPWLHMLYAAIGAIAFTLFLAYHTQLLLGNRKHSISPEEYVYGALSLYLDIVQIFLFILQIVGASRR
- the LOC111860650 gene encoding protein lifeguard 3 isoform X1, producing MSRSDFPPSYDESKNPLNSPQGRNDYPPPGYGLPPYGGPTAPGGYPPGPQLGPQPGYPAMYPPGGQPAPGYPGQGFPAMPVMPPVLPPVLPINQPDSGYPGMYPPGGQPAPGYPGQGFPAMPPVMPPVMPPVMPPVMPPALPINQLDSGGNEGFTSSGDWDDMSIRHVFIRKVYLILASQLLITVAIVAIFTFVDPVKSFVIKNPGFYWASYAVYFVTYLVLVCCKGPRRRFPWNILLLVIFTLSMSYMTGTIASYYDTKSVFLALGITAVVCIIVTIFCFQTKVDFTSCGGFFCVLGMVVFVTGIITAIVLSFKYIPWLHMLYAAIGAIAFTLFLAYHTQLLLGNRKHSISPEEYVYGALSLYLDIVQIFLFILQIVGASRR